One region of Bosea sp. 29B genomic DNA includes:
- a CDS encoding autotransporter domain-containing protein codes for MISVTTPALGGTSRTRLASRLLAGTALVLLLSAGQALANGGRGGDRSSAQPGSGGAGGIDNPTGAGGAGARGQIAPGGNAGGGGGGAGAITGGTGGLAGDGNPSEGRGGDGGVHGAVGAALPAGANTGSNGGDGTSGYFYSGGGGGAGGFGAVVTGAGATGAIAGTLTGGNGGHGGGSFYGFGGGGGSGGTGLLFTDGSAAQTLFIDGTIQGGKGGNGGSYVSDGTGAAGAAGVGGAGLVFTNGGATTTLTVNGTVRGGDGGRGGSNLPTSFGRTPNPGEEANGVGAAGGEAIVGADLIITNNGTIEGGLSGDGTTRAAALHFTGGSNKLTIGSASATINGGIVIDTGTLTFDQTIAATISSVVSGGGSVAKEGSGTLTLTGENTYTGGTTLSAGKLSVSQDTNLGDVSGGLTFNGGALQVTASFSTARAVTLNANGTVEVTADQTFTMDGAITGTGGIAKTGTGTLVLTGTNFYTGGTTISAGTLSISSDANLGNAGTGITLSNTTIVGGAGTGADAVLRTMSTFSSGRSIAFTTGGGRIETDAGTTLTLTGSITTSGSASFIKQGAGTLVLTGNSSGGYNGRTWVNEGTLRIEGGGKLGNVGTSGQAYISNGATAIVTGTGSSWETFGQMRVGEIGSGTLLIENGGSVRTGSGSGTVGIVGVDGDSSVTITGAGSQWVGSGTHLYVGHANAGTLTLSEGGTLQLTVGGIESGGSNTTLDLGLVGGSAGGTVNIGAAEGSTATAAGNLIVSTVALNTSASKLVFNHTEASYSFSPSITGTGSVRQLAGTTILKSASSYSGATTVSGGTLRAGVAGAFSQNSAFTVASGATLDLASLNQTIASLAGAGMVTLGSGTLTAGSDNSSTTFSGTITGTGGVTKTGTGTLTLTGTNTYTGSTKVSSGKLVVNGSLASTVVLDGGTLGGSGTIAGVSVGNGATVAPGNSIGTLTVSGNVSFASGSTYQVEVNAAGQGDRIVASGSATISGGTVQVLAENGNYAASTNYTILTASGGVNGTFTSVTSNLAFLTPSLSYGGTNVTLTMTRNDTSFGPDNSGGSSGGTSVAATRNQGFIAMAAERLGGGNPVYDVLISATADQARAGFDLLSGEAHAQAVSVMIDESRLVRDTILSHLRGPLLTQAPGQVAASFTADLPGRKSGIVMPAPVPQPRYALWGTAFGSTGNTDGDGNAASMSRRSGGALLGADVMLYDAPGSSLKVGVAGGYSQSRFDLDARRSSGKLESGHAALYAGARFGQLRLDAGAAYTWSESDIRRQIAVRGFGDLLRLQRPGSVTQGFAELGYAFAFSGVALEPFAQLALIRVSTDAGTERGGAAALRVLSSDQTLGFTTLGLRAEAQLGAMPLFARAMLGWRHGFGELTPQARTAFVAGTTPAQVFAARIDREALVAEAGLDWRISSATALGLTYSAAIGERSRDHALKGRVEMRF; via the coding sequence ATGATATCGGTCACCACTCCTGCGCTCGGCGGGACATCTCGTACGCGGCTCGCCTCGCGCCTGCTCGCGGGCACGGCGCTCGTGCTGCTCCTGTCCGCCGGGCAGGCGCTCGCCAATGGCGGCCGCGGCGGCGACCGAAGCAGCGCGCAACCCGGCTCCGGCGGCGCGGGCGGCATCGACAACCCGACGGGTGCCGGTGGTGCGGGCGCCAGGGGGCAAATAGCGCCAGGAGGCAACGCGGGCGGTGGCGGCGGTGGCGCCGGCGCTATTACCGGCGGAACTGGCGGGCTCGCTGGCGATGGCAACCCCAGCGAGGGCCGAGGCGGCGATGGCGGCGTGCATGGCGCCGTCGGCGCGGCCCTGCCGGCCGGTGCCAATACCGGCAGCAATGGCGGCGACGGTACCTCCGGCTATTTCTACTCGGGCGGCGGCGGTGGCGCCGGCGGCTTTGGTGCCGTGGTCACGGGCGCGGGTGCGACGGGAGCGATCGCCGGCACGCTCACCGGCGGTAATGGCGGCCATGGCGGTGGTAGCTTTTATGGTTTCGGCGGCGGTGGCGGCTCCGGCGGCACCGGCCTGCTCTTCACCGATGGCAGCGCGGCCCAGACCCTGTTCATCGATGGCACGATCCAGGGCGGCAAGGGCGGAAATGGCGGCTCGTATGTGTCGGATGGTACTGGCGCCGCCGGCGCGGCCGGCGTTGGCGGCGCCGGGCTGGTCTTCACCAATGGCGGCGCGACGACGACGCTGACCGTCAACGGCACGGTCCGCGGTGGCGATGGCGGGCGCGGCGGCTCGAATTTGCCGACGTCTTTTGGTCGTACCCCTAATCCAGGCGAAGAGGCGAACGGCGTCGGCGCTGCCGGCGGCGAGGCCATCGTCGGTGCCGACCTGATCATCACCAATAACGGCACGATCGAGGGCGGCCTCTCGGGCGACGGCACGACGCGCGCCGCGGCGCTCCACTTCACCGGCGGCAGCAACAAGCTCACCATCGGCTCCGCCTCGGCGACCATCAATGGCGGCATCGTCATCGACACCGGCACACTGACCTTCGACCAGACGATCGCCGCGACGATCAGCAGCGTCGTCAGCGGCGGCGGCAGCGTGGCCAAAGAGGGCTCGGGCACGCTGACCTTGACCGGCGAAAACACCTATACCGGCGGGACGACACTTTCCGCAGGCAAGCTCTCAGTCTCGCAGGATACCAATCTCGGCGACGTATCGGGTGGGCTCACCTTCAACGGCGGCGCCTTGCAGGTGACGGCGAGCTTCTCGACGGCGCGGGCGGTCACGCTCAACGCCAACGGCACGGTCGAAGTGACCGCCGACCAGACTTTCACCATGGATGGCGCGATCACTGGCACCGGTGGCATCGCCAAGACGGGGACCGGCACGCTGGTCCTGACCGGCACGAATTTCTACACCGGCGGGACGACGATCTCGGCTGGCACGCTCTCGATCTCGTCCGATGCCAATCTCGGCAATGCCGGCACCGGCATCACGCTTTCCAACACCACGATCGTCGGCGGGGCCGGCACCGGTGCTGACGCTGTCCTGCGCACCATGTCGACCTTCTCCAGCGGTCGGAGCATCGCCTTCACCACCGGCGGTGGGCGGATCGAGACCGATGCGGGCACGACGCTGACGCTCACCGGTTCGATCACCACCAGCGGCAGCGCCAGCTTCATCAAGCAGGGCGCCGGCACGCTGGTTCTGACCGGCAACAGCTCGGGAGGCTATAATGGCCGGACCTGGGTCAACGAGGGCACGCTGCGGATCGAGGGCGGCGGCAAGCTCGGCAACGTTGGCACCAGCGGACAGGCCTATATCAGCAACGGCGCCACCGCGATCGTCACCGGCACGGGCTCGAGCTGGGAGACCTTCGGCCAGATGCGGGTCGGCGAGATCGGCTCGGGCACATTGCTGATCGAGAATGGCGGCTCGGTGAGGACCGGCAGCGGCTCCGGCACTGTCGGCATCGTCGGCGTCGACGGCGACAGCTCGGTGACGATCACCGGGGCGGGCTCGCAATGGGTCGGCAGCGGAACGCACCTCTATGTCGGCCATGCCAATGCCGGCACCTTGACACTGTCCGAGGGCGGAACGCTGCAGCTGACCGTGGGCGGCATCGAGAGCGGCGGCAGCAACACCACGCTCGATCTCGGCCTCGTCGGCGGCAGCGCCGGCGGCACAGTCAATATCGGCGCAGCCGAGGGCAGCACCGCCACGGCGGCAGGCAACCTCATCGTCAGCACCGTTGCGCTGAACACCAGCGCCAGCAAGCTGGTCTTCAACCACACCGAGGCCAGCTACAGCTTCTCGCCGTCGATCACCGGTACCGGCTCGGTGCGCCAGCTCGCGGGAACGACGATCCTGAAGAGCGCCAGCAGCTATTCGGGCGCGACGACGGTCTCGGGGGGAACGCTGCGGGCGGGCGTCGCCGGCGCGTTCTCGCAGAACTCGGCCTTCACGGTGGCATCAGGCGCGACGCTCGATCTCGCCAGTCTCAACCAGACGATCGCCTCGCTCGCCGGCGCCGGCATGGTCACGCTCGGCTCGGGCACGCTGACGGCGGGCTCGGACAACAGCTCGACCACCTTCTCCGGCACGATCACCGGCACGGGCGGGGTCACCAAGACCGGCACGGGCACGCTGACGCTGACCGGCACGAACACCTACACGGGTTCGACCAAGGTCTCGTCCGGCAAGCTGGTCGTCAACGGCTCGCTGGCGAGCACGGTGGTGCTCGATGGCGGCACGCTCGGCGGCTCGGGCACGATCGCCGGCGTGAGCGTCGGCAACGGCGCGACTGTTGCGCCCGGCAATTCGATCGGGACGTTGACGGTGTCGGGCAATGTCTCGTTCGCCTCGGGCTCGACCTATCAGGTCGAGGTCAATGCCGCCGGGCAGGGCGACAGGATCGTGGCCTCCGGCTCGGCGACGATCTCGGGCGGCACGGTGCAAGTGCTGGCCGAGAACGGCAACTACGCGGCGAGCACGAACTATACGATCCTGACCGCCTCGGGCGGGGTGAACGGAACCTTCACCAGCGTCACGTCGAACCTCGCCTTCCTGACGCCCTCGCTGAGCTATGGCGGCACGAACGTCACGCTGACGATGACGCGCAACGACACCTCGTTCGGCCCCGACAATAGTGGCGGCAGCTCTGGCGGAACCTCTGTCGCCGCGACCCGCAACCAGGGCTTCATCGCGATGGCGGCGGAGCGGCTCGGGGGCGGCAACCCGGTCTATGACGTGCTGATCTCGGCGACGGCCGATCAGGCCCGCGCCGGCTTCGACCTGCTCTCGGGCGAAGCGCATGCCCAGGCGGTCTCGGTGATGATCGACGAGAGCCGGCTGGTGCGCGACACCATCCTCAGCCATCTGCGCGGCCCGCTGCTGACGCAAGCCCCCGGTCAGGTCGCGGCGAGCTTCACTGCCGATCTGCCCGGCCGCAAAAGCGGGATCGTGATGCCCGCCCCGGTGCCGCAGCCGCGCTATGCACTCTGGGGCACGGCCTTCGGCAGCACCGGCAACACCGACGGCGACGGCAATGCCGCGAGCATGAGCCGCCGCAGCGGCGGCGCCCTGCTCGGTGCGGACGTCATGCTCTACGATGCGCCGGGCTCCTCGCTGAAGGTTGGCGTCGCCGGTGGCTACAGCCAGTCGCGCTTCGACCTCGACGCCCGCCGCTCCAGCGGCAAGCTCGAGAGCGGCCATGCCGCGCTCTATGCCGGGGCGCGCTTCGGCCAGCTCAGGCTCGATGCCGGCGCAGCCTACACATGGTCCGAGAGCGACATCCGCCGCCAGATCGCGGTCCGCGGTTTTGGCGATCTCCTGCGGCTGCAGCGTCCGGGTTCGGTGACGCAAGGCTTCGCCGAGCTCGGCTATGCCTTCGCCTTCAGTGGGGTCGCGCTGGAGCCGTTCGCCCAGTTGGCGCTGATCCGGGTCAGCACCGACGCCGGCACCGAGCGTGGCGGGGCGGCGGCCCTGCGTGTTCTCTCTTCCGACCAGACGCTCGGCTTCACTACGCTCGGCTTGCGGGCCGAGGCGCAGCTCGGGGCGATGCCGCTGTTCGCCCGGGCCATGCTCGGCTGGCGCCACGGCTTTGGCGAGCTCACCCCGCAGGCGCGCACCGCCTTCGTCGCCGGCACCACGCCGGCGCAGGTCTTCGCCGCCCGGATCGACCGCGAAGCCCTCGTCGCCGAAGCCGGGCTCGACTGGCGCATCTCCTCGGCCACCGCGCTCGGCCTGACCTACTCCGCCGCAATCGGCGAACGCTCCCGCGACCACGCCCTCAAGGGCAGGGTCGAGATGAGGTTCTGA
- a CDS encoding tripartite tricarboxylate transporter substrate binding protein, whose product MSGMDDAGIGRRALLGGLAATAGLGLASRTAWAFPTQPITFVVPYAPGSTDQFARAFGTEMEKILGKNVLVETRPGAGGTIGANYVAKSAKPDGHTLLFSTSAPLSVAPHQNQLPYAVSDLRPVARVGLGPNVMGARIGAPFNDVKSLVAYAKANPEKVTFGSAGTGGGTHLSGEAFALAADIKLTHVPFPGATPAVAATVGGTIDLALGFAQSIVPQAKGGRMVAIAQFGKTRAKILPDVPTFAESGVDLALSPLVGIWAPKATPDAVVQQLAAAIEKAAIGPAVVAFAQSTMTEVEFAGPDVFGREIAEESAMMKPLLVKLGLAK is encoded by the coding sequence ATGAGCGGGATGGACGATGCGGGGATCGGGAGGCGCGCCCTCCTCGGCGGGTTGGCCGCGACGGCCGGGCTCGGCCTGGCGAGCCGTACAGCCTGGGCCTTTCCGACGCAGCCGATCACCTTCGTCGTGCCCTATGCCCCCGGCTCGACCGACCAGTTCGCCCGTGCCTTCGGCACCGAGATGGAGAAGATCCTCGGCAAGAACGTGCTGGTCGAGACCCGGCCCGGCGCCGGCGGCACGATCGGCGCGAACTACGTCGCCAAATCGGCCAAGCCCGACGGCCACACCTTGCTGTTCTCGACCTCGGCGCCGCTCTCGGTCGCCCCGCACCAGAACCAGCTTCCCTATGCGGTCTCGGACCTGCGGCCGGTCGCCCGCGTCGGCCTCGGCCCCAACGTGATGGGAGCGCGCATCGGCGCGCCCTTCAACGATGTGAAGAGCCTCGTCGCCTATGCCAAGGCCAATCCGGAGAAGGTCACCTTCGGCAGCGCCGGCACCGGCGGCGGCACGCATCTCTCCGGCGAGGCGTTCGCCCTAGCCGCCGACATCAAGCTGACCCATGTGCCCTTCCCCGGCGCGACGCCCGCGGTGGCGGCGACAGTCGGCGGCACCATCGACCTCGCGCTCGGCTTCGCCCAGTCGATCGTACCGCAGGCCAAGGGCGGCCGCATGGTCGCCATCGCCCAGTTCGGCAAGACGCGCGCCAAGATCCTGCCGGATGTGCCGACCTTCGCCGAATCCGGCGTCGATCTCGCCCTCTCGCCGCTGGTCGGCATCTGGGCGCCGAAGGCCACACCCGACGCCGTGGTGCAGCAGCTCGCCGCCGCGATCGAGAAGGCCGCCATCGGCCCGGCCGTCGTCGCCTTCGCGCAGAGCACGATGACCGAGGTCGAGTTCGCCGGCCCAGACGTCTTCGGCCGCGAGATCGCCGAGGAAAGCGCAATGATGAAGCCGCTTCTCGTCAAACTCGGCCTGGCCAAGTGA
- a CDS encoding LysR family transcriptional regulator, whose protein sequence is MDLRALRYFRTVAECGSFSRASEMLRISQPAVSRTIRELEAELGKELLERGRDGARLTEAGRILFEHSAQLLRQVEQAASDVRRGSAALTGRLTIGMPPGVGHLLAPPLLARFSAAHEQVEVKIVGGFSSQLHDLLARRQLDLAFAHDPLPQRGLRVTPLLREEVFVVGLPGSLGDGIGELPSAEIVKLPLILPSRPNASRRLLDAWAAREGLWVDARYEVDDHVITSGLVRRGLGVSLMTRATLAAGMLAGEIDIRPIAPRAYWPLALVELDLPSPSTIATEFARIALGIIREMTEQGGWPGAIGPE, encoded by the coding sequence ATGGACCTCAGGGCGCTGCGCTATTTCCGGACGGTCGCAGAATGCGGCAGCTTCAGCCGCGCCTCGGAGATGCTGCGCATCTCGCAGCCCGCCGTAAGCCGCACCATCCGCGAACTGGAGGCCGAGCTCGGCAAGGAACTGCTTGAACGTGGCCGCGACGGCGCCCGGCTGACCGAGGCCGGCCGCATCCTGTTCGAGCACTCCGCTCAGCTCCTGCGCCAGGTCGAGCAGGCCGCCAGCGACGTTCGCCGCGGCTCGGCCGCCCTGACCGGCCGCCTCACCATCGGCATGCCGCCGGGCGTCGGCCATCTCTTGGCGCCGCCTCTGCTCGCCCGCTTCAGCGCCGCGCATGAGCAGGTCGAGGTCAAGATCGTGGGCGGCTTTTCGAGCCAGCTGCACGACCTGCTCGCCCGTCGCCAGCTCGATCTCGCCTTCGCCCATGATCCGCTGCCGCAGCGCGGCCTCAGGGTTACGCCCCTGCTGCGCGAGGAGGTCTTCGTCGTCGGGCTCCCTGGCAGCCTCGGCGATGGCATCGGCGAATTGCCGTCGGCCGAGATCGTCAAGCTGCCGCTGATCCTGCCGAGCCGGCCGAACGCCTCACGCCGACTGCTCGACGCCTGGGCCGCGCGTGAGGGCCTGTGGGTCGATGCCCGCTACGAGGTCGACGACCACGTCATCACCAGCGGGCTGGTCAGGCGCGGCCTCGGCGTCAGCCTGATGACGCGCGCCACCCTTGCCGCCGGCATGCTCGCCGGGGAGATCGACATCCGCCCGATCGCGCCGCGCGCCTATTGGCCGCTGGCGCTGGTCGAGCTCGATTTGCCCTCACCCTCGACCATCGCGACCGAGTTCGCCCGCATCGCACTCGGGATCATACGCGAGATGACCGAGCAGGGAGGCTGGCCCGGCGCGATCGGGCCGGAGTGA
- a CDS encoding tripartite tricarboxylate transporter permease produces MEGLLGGFIVALKPMNLVFCFGGALIGTLIGVLPGLGPTAAIAMLLPLTIGLDPVSAIIMIAGIYYGASYGGSTTAILVKIPGEAQSVVTCLDGYKMAQQGRAGSAIAIAAIGSFVAGTVGALAIGLISMPLVEFAIRFGPAENLSLLLLGFIVILVLAKGNVVKSLIMIAAGLLLAMVGQDVITGQPRFTLGIPELTDGFGVVVVAMGIFGLGEVFENVEKFRTRSMQAVPVGSLMPTKEDWKRSAMPIARGSVLGFLIGLLPGGGATLASFISYGVEKKFTKHPEEFGNGAVEGVAGPEAANNAGAAGSFIPLLALGLPGNPVTALLLGALIVHNVTPGPLMIQERPEIFWGVIASMYVGNVMLVLLNLPLIGIWVQLLKVPYRALYAALILFMIIGAYSLNNNPVEVLLLLLFGVLGYGLRKLRFDTAPLILAFVLGGPIEFNLRQTMMLARDPLDYLMGRPIALTILAFGLLLIVLPMFSKVRQKLMVARAVNEL; encoded by the coding sequence ATGGAAGGCTTGCTCGGAGGGTTCATCGTCGCCCTGAAGCCGATGAACCTGGTCTTCTGCTTCGGCGGCGCGCTGATCGGCACGCTGATCGGCGTCCTGCCCGGGCTCGGGCCGACGGCGGCGATCGCGATGCTGCTGCCGCTAACCATCGGGCTCGACCCGGTCTCGGCGATCATCATGATCGCCGGCATCTATTACGGCGCCAGCTATGGCGGCTCGACCACGGCGATCCTCGTCAAGATACCCGGCGAGGCCCAGAGCGTCGTCACCTGCCTCGACGGCTACAAGATGGCGCAGCAGGGCCGCGCCGGCAGCGCCATCGCCATCGCCGCGATCGGCTCCTTCGTCGCCGGCACGGTCGGCGCGCTCGCCATCGGCCTGATCAGCATGCCGCTGGTCGAGTTCGCCATCCGCTTCGGGCCGGCCGAGAACCTGTCGCTGCTGCTGCTCGGCTTCATCGTCATCCTGGTCCTGGCCAAGGGCAATGTCGTCAAGTCGCTGATCATGATCGCCGCCGGCCTGCTGCTCGCCATGGTCGGGCAGGACGTCATCACCGGCCAGCCGCGCTTCACCCTCGGCATCCCCGAGCTGACCGACGGCTTCGGCGTCGTCGTCGTCGCCATGGGCATCTTCGGCCTGGGCGAGGTCTTCGAGAACGTCGAGAAGTTCCGCACCCGCTCGATGCAGGCGGTGCCCGTCGGCAGCCTGATGCCGACCAAGGAGGACTGGAAGCGCTCGGCCATGCCGATCGCCCGCGGCTCGGTGCTCGGCTTCCTGATCGGCCTCTTGCCGGGCGGCGGAGCGACGCTCGCCTCCTTCATCTCCTATGGCGTCGAGAAGAAGTTCACGAAGCACCCGGAGGAGTTCGGCAACGGCGCGGTCGAGGGCGTCGCCGGGCCGGAAGCCGCCAACAATGCCGGCGCGGCCGGCTCCTTCATCCCGCTGCTAGCGCTCGGCCTGCCCGGCAACCCCGTCACGGCCCTGCTGCTCGGCGCCCTGATCGTCCACAACGTCACGCCCGGCCCGCTGATGATCCAGGAGCGGCCGGAGATCTTCTGGGGCGTGATCGCCTCGATGTATGTCGGCAACGTCATGCTGGTGCTGCTCAACCTGCCGCTGATCGGCATCTGGGTGCAGCTCCTGAAGGTGCCCTACCGCGCACTCTACGCCGCGCTGATCCTGTTCATGATCATCGGCGCCTATTCGCTCAACAACAACCCGGTCGAGGTCCTGCTCCTGCTGCTGTTCGGCGTGCTCGGCTACGGCCTGCGCAAGCTGCGCTTCGATACCGCGCCGCTGATCCTCGCCTTCGTGCTCGGCGGGCCGATCGAGTTCAACCTGCGCCAGACCATGATGCTGGCGCGCGATCCGCTCGACTATCTGATGGGCCGGCCGATCGCTTTGACCATCCTGGCCTTCGGCCTGCTGCTGATCGTGCTGCCGATGTTCTCGAAAGTCCGCCAGAAGCTGATGGTGGCGCGGGCGGTCAATGAGCTCTGA
- a CDS encoding tripartite tricarboxylate transporter TctB family protein, whose amino-acid sequence MTGKTNGLAETLRPRLGAVVGIICGLIGTFASLQLPLGTSRLLGPGAVPLLLSLAMTGLSLALLLKPGADETDADEDDGGLHGAAMVALVALMIGAFALLLTSLGFIVAGTALMYGLYAIGEEKLVSAKALVRAVLTALAAYLLFVVALSVNMPAGSLWGY is encoded by the coding sequence GTGACCGGAAAGACGAACGGCCTGGCCGAGACCCTGCGACCGCGCCTCGGCGCGGTCGTCGGCATCATCTGCGGCCTGATCGGCACCTTCGCCTCGCTGCAATTACCGCTCGGCACGAGCCGATTGCTCGGCCCCGGCGCGGTGCCGCTGCTGCTCTCCCTGGCGATGACCGGCCTGAGCCTCGCGCTGCTCCTCAAGCCGGGTGCGGACGAGACCGACGCGGATGAGGACGATGGCGGCCTGCACGGCGCGGCGATGGTCGCGCTCGTCGCGCTGATGATCGGCGCCTTCGCGCTGCTGCTGACAAGCCTCGGCTTCATCGTCGCCGGCACCGCGCTGATGTACGGCCTCTATGCCATCGGCGAGGAGAAACTGGTCTCGGCCAAAGCCCTGGTCCGGGCCGTGCTGACCGCCCTCGCCGCCTATCTGCTCTTCGTCGTCGCGCTCTCGGTCAACATGCCGGCCGGCTCGCTCTGGGGTTACTGA
- a CDS encoding SDR family oxidoreductase, with protein sequence MAEVVTPRHALITGSSSGIGLALAQRLLAAGWRVTGFDRQPAPTEAEAAGLRTIPLDLLDASALAGVLPEILAERPDAFVHCAGVMRTGRITEIRDEDVEMLWRLHVGAAIAILRELAPALPEGRGRIVLLSSRGALGRPGRGAYAATKAALHGLARSLALELAPRGITVNVVAPAATDTPMLRDPSRGEAPSVSLPIGRLIAPDEVAYLVQCLLAPEAGAITGQTLYVCGGASLVAPG encoded by the coding sequence ATGGCTGAGGTGGTGACACCCCGCCATGCTCTGATCACCGGCAGCTCGTCCGGGATCGGTCTTGCGCTGGCGCAGCGCCTGCTTGCGGCAGGCTGGCGCGTCACCGGGTTCGACCGCCAGCCGGCGCCGACTGAGGCGGAGGCTGCCGGCCTGCGCACGATCCCGCTCGACCTGCTCGATGCATCAGCTCTGGCAGGTGTCCTGCCGGAGATCCTGGCGGAGCGGCCGGACGCCTTCGTGCACTGCGCCGGGGTGATGCGGACCGGGCGCATCACCGAGATCCGCGACGAGGATGTCGAGATGCTCTGGCGGCTGCATGTCGGTGCCGCCATCGCCATCCTGCGCGAACTCGCGCCGGCCTTGCCCGAGGGGCGCGGCCGCATCGTGCTGCTGTCGAGCCGCGGTGCGCTCGGTCGGCCGGGGCGCGGCGCCTATGCCGCGACCAAGGCGGCGCTGCACGGCCTTGCCCGCAGCCTGGCACTGGAGCTGGCGCCGCGCGGCATCACCGTCAATGTCGTGGCGCCGGCCGCGACCGACACGCCGATGCTGCGCGACCCCAGCCGCGGCGAGGCGCCGTCCGTCTCGCTGCCGATCGGCCGGCTGATTGCGCCGGACGAGGTCGCCTATCTCGTGCAGTGCCTGCTGGCGCCGGAGGCCGGGGCGATCACCGGCCAGACGCTTTATGTCTGCGGTGGGGCCTCGCTGGTGGCGCCGGGCTAG
- a CDS encoding NAD(P)H-dependent oxidoreductase: MLATSPPAGTPAVKPLIVGIGGTPREQSSTELALRHACEAIGDEAEIRIFAGRDLLLPLYQPGVASRDAGAAALVSALMHCDGLIIASPAYHGSVSGLIKNALDYAEELSGEARPYLDGVPIGLIACAAGSQAAGQTLATLRTIAHALRGWPTPYGATIRTTPGLFAGGTCHDPVVAADLVRVGEQVLTFAQRQAAALVGLASVQRATTFVPTESRP, encoded by the coding sequence ATGCTGGCCACGTCCCCTCCCGCCGGAACACCCGCCGTCAAGCCGCTGATCGTCGGCATCGGCGGCACGCCCCGTGAGCAATCCTCGACCGAACTCGCCTTGCGCCATGCCTGCGAGGCGATCGGGGACGAAGCCGAGATCCGCATCTTCGCCGGGCGCGACCTGCTGCTGCCGCTCTACCAGCCGGGCGTCGCGAGCCGCGATGCGGGTGCTGCAGCGCTGGTCTCGGCGCTGATGCATTGCGACGGGCTGATCATCGCGAGCCCGGCCTATCACGGCAGTGTCTCCGGCCTGATCAAGAACGCGCTCGACTATGCCGAAGAGCTCTCGGGGGAGGCGCGGCCCTATCTCGACGGCGTGCCTATCGGGCTGATCGCCTGCGCCGCCGGCTCGCAGGCCGCCGGCCAGACGCTGGCGACGCTGCGGACGATCGCGCATGCCCTGCGCGGCTGGCCGACGCCCTATGGCGCGACGATCCGCACCACGCCCGGACTGTTCGCAGGCGGAACCTGCCACGACCCGGTGGTCGCTGCCGATCTCGTCCGCGTCGGCGAGCAGGTCCTCACCTTCGCCCAAAGGCAGGCGGCGGCGCTGGTCGGACTGGCCTCCGTGCAACGTGCCACGACCTTCGTGCCAACTGAGAGCAGGCCATGA
- a CDS encoding LLM class flavin-dependent oxidoreductase → MRLGIWAPLPHTIRAEPEMERAIAELGTAGAGGLADTSFEFAARILQQAEEAGFSISLIAERWLGPDLESWVMASALSQRTRRMELMVAAHPGIVTPQAVAKMGASLDRISGGRFAINLVNGWWPDELNLFGNGGWLESSADRAARLGEFVRVLRGLWTQDAFSFSGRYYTVDKASLPLKVRRSPPPIYAASRSPEGKALVAESCDVWFADYVPDYRLYDDNLAVMTQEIAEMKALAAGHGRELGIGLSAHVICADTLDDAHAQAEEMLDYGKRSRIAAVAARGLGAGLVGTPELLAQRIETYQRIGVDCLMLRFHPMAEGLANFADKVVPLLRERLVIDAGAMQPEPAYG, encoded by the coding sequence ATGAGACTGGGAATCTGGGCTCCCTTGCCCCACACCATCCGGGCCGAACCCGAGATGGAGCGCGCGATCGCCGAACTCGGCACGGCCGGCGCCGGCGGGTTGGCCGATACCTCCTTCGAGTTCGCCGCGCGCATCCTGCAGCAGGCCGAGGAGGCCGGCTTCTCGATCTCGCTGATCGCCGAGCGCTGGCTCGGGCCCGACCTCGAATCCTGGGTGATGGCCTCGGCGCTGTCGCAGCGCACGCGGCGGATGGAGTTGATGGTCGCGGCTCACCCCGGCATCGTCACGCCGCAGGCCGTGGCCAAGATGGGCGCCTCGCTCGACCGGATCAGCGGCGGGCGCTTCGCGATCAACTTGGTCAATGGCTGGTGGCCGGACGAGCTCAATCTGTTCGGCAATGGCGGCTGGCTGGAGAGCAGCGCCGATCGCGCCGCGCGCCTCGGCGAGTTCGTCCGGGTGCTGCGCGGCCTGTGGACGCAAGATGCGTTCTCGTTCAGCGGCCGCTATTACACGGTCGACAAGGCGAGCCTGCCCCTGAAGGTGCGCCGCTCGCCGCCGCCGATCTATGCCGCCAGCCGCTCGCCAGAGGGCAAGGCGCTGGTGGCGGAAAGCTGCGATGTCTGGTTCGCCGATTACGTGCCCGACTATCGGCTCTACGACGATAATCTCGCGGTGATGACGCAGGAGATCGCGGAGATGAAGGCGCTTGCCGCCGGTCATGGCCGCGAGCTCGGGATCGGCCTCAGCGCGCATGTGATCTGCGCCGATACGTTGGACGATGCCCATGCCCAGGCCGAGGAGATGCTGGACTATGGCAAGCGCAGCCGGATCGCGGCGGTGGCGGCGCGCGGGCTCGGCGCCGGCCTCGTCGGCACGCCGGAGCTGCTGGCGCAACGGATCGAGACCTATCAGCGCATCGGCGTCGATTGCCTGATGCTGCGCTTCCACCCGATGGCGGAGGGGCTCGCGAACTTCGCGGACAAGGTCGTCCCGCTGCTGCGCGAGCGGCTCGTCATCGATGCTGGGGCGATGCAGCCGGAGCCGGCTTATGGCTGA